One Melospiza melodia melodia isolate bMelMel2 chromosome 1, bMelMel2.pri, whole genome shotgun sequence genomic window carries:
- the HTR5A gene encoding 5-hydroxytryptamine receptor 5A, which translates to MERPLNLSCLADTTPDSGNRSASSGGPEGGQAPHLSVFSVLVLSLLAMLVVATFLWNGLVLATILRVRSFHRVPHNLVASMAVSDVMVAALVMPLSLVHELSGRRWRLGRSLCQVWISFDVLCCTASIWNVTAIALDRYWSITRHLEYTLRTRRRISNIMIALTWALSAFISLAPLLFGWGETYSEDSEECQVSREPSYTIFSTFGAFYLPLCVVLFVYWKIYRAAKFRVGSRKSNSITPVTPEALEVKEAAQQPQMVFTVRHATVTFQTEGDTWREQKEKKAALMVGILIGVFVLCWIPFFITELINPLCSCDIPPVWKSIFLWLGYSNSFFNPLIYTAFNKNYNNAFRNLFFRQ; encoded by the exons atGGAGCGCCCGCTCAACCTCAGCTGCCTCGCCGATACGACGCCGGACAGCGGCAACAGGAGCGCGTCCTCCGGCGGCCCCGAGGGCGGCCAGGCCCCCCATCTCTCCGTTTTCAGCGTGTTGGTCCTCAGCCTGTTGGCCATGCTGGTGGTGGCCACGTTCCTCTGGAACGGGCTGGTCCTGGCCACCATCCTCCGCGTGCGCAGCTTCCACCGGGTGCCCCACAACCTGGTGGCCTCCATGGCCGTCTCCGACGTGATGGTGGCAGCCCTCGTCATGCCCCTCAGCTTGGTGCACGAGTTGTCCGGGCGGCGGTGGCGGCTGGGCCGGTCGCTGTGCCAGGTGTGGATCTCCTTCgatgtgctgtgctgcactgccagCATCTGGAATGTCACGGCCATCGCCCTGGACCGCTACTGGTCCATCACCCGCCACCTGGAGTACACGCTGCGCACCCGGCGCCGCATCTCCAACATCATGATCGCTCTCACCTGGGCGCTCTCCGCCTTCATCTCTCTGGCCCCGCTGCTCTTTGGCTGGGGAGAGACTTACTCAGAGGACAGCGAAGAGTGCCAAGTCAGCCGGGAGCCTTCCTACACCATCTTCTCCACCTTTGGGGCTTTCTACCTGCCCCTCTGCGTGGTGCTCTTTGTGTACTGGAAGATCTACAGGGCTGCCAAGTTTCGAGTCGGATCTCGCAAGAGCAACTCCATCACCCCCGTGACACCAGAAGCACTGGAG GTGAAGGAAGCTGCCCAGCAGCCACAGATGGTCTTCACTGTCCGTCACGCCACGGTGACGTTCCAGACGGAGGGAGACACGTGGAGagagcagaaggaaaagaaagctgCCCTCATGGTGGGCATCCTTATTGGGGTCTTCGTGCTCTGCTGGATCCCCTTCTTCATCACAGAGCTCATCAACCCGCTCTGCTCATGTGACATCCCACCCGTTTGGAAGAGCATTTTTCTATGGCTGGGCTACTCAAATTCCTTTTTTAATCCACTCATCTACACTGCTTTCAACAAAAACTACAACAACGCCTTCAGGAACCTATTCTTTAGGCAGTAG